In Carya illinoinensis cultivar Pawnee chromosome 10, C.illinoinensisPawnee_v1, whole genome shotgun sequence, one DNA window encodes the following:
- the LOC122279031 gene encoding thioredoxin-like protein CXXS1 isoform X2 — protein MDGPGQEQHTKSRVVKVDSLESWEFYVAQATNKGCPIVVHFTAAWCMPSVAMNPFFEEVASSYPDVLFLTVDVDEVKEVATKLQIKAMPTFWLMRDGAPLDKLVGANPEEVRKRIDSLVQSFRVDVA, from the exons aTGGACGGTCCAGGCCAAGAGCAGCATACCAAGTCTAGGGTTGTGAAGGTTGACTCTTTGGAGTCGTGGGAATTCTATGTTGCCCAAGCCACCAATAAAGGGTGCCCT ATTGTTGTACATTTCACTGCTGCATGGTGCATGCCTTCAGTGGCTATGAACCCCTTTTTTGAGGAAGTGGCTTCAAGCTATCCTGATGTTCTGTTTCTCACAGTTGATGTTGATGAGGTCAAG GAGGTGGCGACTAAATTGCAGATAAAGGCGATGCCCACATTTTGGCTAATGAGGGATGGTGCTCCACTCGACAAACTTGTTGGTGCCAATCCAGAGGAGGTAAGGAAAAGGATAGATAGTCTTGTGCAGTCCTTTCGTGTTGATGTTGCATAG
- the LOC122279031 gene encoding thioredoxin-like protein CXXS1 isoform X3, which yields MDGPGQEQHTKSRVVKVDSLESWEFYVAQATNKGCPIVVHFTAAWCMPSVAMNPFFEEVASSYPDVLFLTVDVDEVKEVATKLQIKAMPTFWLMRDGAPLDKLVGANPEETNERSSSKETRS from the exons aTGGACGGTCCAGGCCAAGAGCAGCATACCAAGTCTAGGGTTGTGAAGGTTGACTCTTTGGAGTCGTGGGAATTCTATGTTGCCCAAGCCACCAATAAAGGGTGCCCT ATTGTTGTACATTTCACTGCTGCATGGTGCATGCCTTCAGTGGCTATGAACCCCTTTTTTGAGGAAGTGGCTTCAAGCTATCCTGATGTTCTGTTTCTCACAGTTGATGTTGATGAGGTCAAG GAGGTGGCGACTAAATTGCAGATAAAGGCGATGCCCACATTTTGGCTAATGAGGGATGGTGCTCCACTCGACAAACTTGTTGGTGCCAATCCAGAGGAG ACTAATGAACGCTCCAGCTCAAAAGAAACGAGGTCTTAA
- the LOC122279031 gene encoding thioredoxin-like protein CXXS1 isoform X1, protein MDGPGQEQHTKSRVVKVDSLESWEFYVAQATNKGCPIVVHFTAAWCMPSVAMNPFFEEVASSYPDVLFLTVDVDEVKEVATKLQIKAMPTFWLMRDGAPLDKLVGANPEESSKDVSSKRPSIVDVVHCVWWRWRLTNKSPCSCASPPPFPIH, encoded by the exons aTGGACGGTCCAGGCCAAGAGCAGCATACCAAGTCTAGGGTTGTGAAGGTTGACTCTTTGGAGTCGTGGGAATTCTATGTTGCCCAAGCCACCAATAAAGGGTGCCCT ATTGTTGTACATTTCACTGCTGCATGGTGCATGCCTTCAGTGGCTATGAACCCCTTTTTTGAGGAAGTGGCTTCAAGCTATCCTGATGTTCTGTTTCTCACAGTTGATGTTGATGAGGTCAAG GAGGTGGCGACTAAATTGCAGATAAAGGCGATGCCCACATTTTGGCTAATGAGGGATGGTGCTCCACTCGACAAACTTGTTGGTGCCAATCCAGAGGAG TCTTCGAAGGATGTGAGCAGCAAAAGGCCTAGCATCGTTGACGTTGTGCACTGTGTCTGGTGGAGATGGCGGCTGACCAACAAATCTCCCTGTTCTTGCGCTTCCCCACCACCTTTTCCCATTCACTAG
- the LOC122279030 gene encoding sulfite exporter TauE/SafE family protein 2-like yields the protein MKNYQSLACFILPLILLIPFGHSHGKPTKSISVPLRSDRVLEKLYQWRNHQIESQLNQLIGLETPVVLAGVLCFIAASISSAGGIGGGGLFIPILTIVAGVDLKTASSLSAFMVTGGSAANVMCNLCNFSPKFGGKTLIDFDIALLSEPCMLLGVSIGVICNLVFPEWLITILFATFLAWSTSKTCQNGVFYWRMESEELLRRNGGGNLENGLTNENSSCGDESEGIKTALGVKGSGCNLRFPWMKMGVLVLVWLSFSVLYLLRGNRHGQGLIIQVEPCGLGYWIISSFQIPLAMVFTSWILCKEETVLKHQTSPNHEDEEDLQFRDGPSSKLVFPRMAFLAGVLGGFFGIGGGMLISPLLLQVGIVPEVTAATCSFMVFFSSTMSVFLYVLMGMEHMHTALIFAIICFAASLVGLVGVKRAIRRYGRASLVVFSVSIVMVLSTVLMTTFGALDVWRTYVSGKYMGFKLPC from the exons ATGAAAAATTACCAAAGTCTTGCATGCTTTATTCTTCCCCTTATCCTTCTCATCCCATTCGGCCATTCCCATGGAAAACCAACAAAATCCATTTCCGTTCCTCTCAGAAGTGACCGAGTACTAGAAAAACTTTACCAATGGAGGAATCACCAGATAGAGTCCCAACTAAACCAGCTTATAGGATTAGAAACCCCAGTTGTTTTGGCAGGAGTTCTTTGTTTCATAGCTGCTTCTATATCGAGTGCAGGAGGGATTGGAGGTGGTGGGCTTTTCATACCCATACTGACTATAGTTGCAGGCGTAGACCTCAAGACAGCCTCGAGTCTCTCAGCTTTCATGGTCACTGGTGGTTCAGCTGCAAATGTTATGTGCAATTTGTGCAACTTCAGTCCCAAGTTTGGTGGCAAGACATTGATCGACTTTGATATAGCACTTTTATCAGAGCCATGTATGTTATTAGGAGTGAGCATAGGGGTGATTTGCAACCTTGTGTTCCCAGAATGGCTCATTACCATTCTCTTTGCTACTTTTCTTGCTTGGTCTACCTCTAAGACTTGTCAAAATGGTGTGTTTTATTGGAGaatggaatctgaagagctgtTGAGGAGAAATGGGGGTGGAAATTTGGAAAATGGGTTGACTAATGAGAATTCATCATGTGGTGATGAAAGTGAAGGGATCAAAACTGCTTTGGGTGTGAAAGGATCAGGTTGCAATTTGAGGTTTCCATGGATGAAAATGGGGGTCTTAGTTCTGGTCTGGCTTTCCTTCTCTGTTCTCTATCTTCTTCGTGGCAATCGGCATGGACAG GGTCTAATAATCCAAGTAGAACCTTGTGGATTGGGTTACTGGATTATCTCATCATTCCAAATTCCTTTGGCAATGGTTTTCACCTCCTGGATCCTATGCAAAGAGGAGACTGTACTTAAACATCAGACTTCTCCAAACCACGAG GACGAAGAAGACCTACAGTTTAGAGACGGACCTTCAAGCAAACTTGTCTTCCCACGAATGGCATTTTTAGCAGGGGTTTTGGGAGGTTTCTTTGGCATTGGAGGTGGAATGCTCATaagcccacttcttcttcaAGTTGGGATAGTACCTGAG GTAACAGCAGCGACTTGTTCGTTCATGGTTTTCTTCTCATCCACCATGTCGGTATTCCTGTACGTTTTGATGGGCATGGAGCACATGCACACTGCCCTCATCTTCGCCATCATCTGTTTTGCTGCTTCACTTGTCGGATTGGTGGGGGTGAAGAGAGCGATTCGTCGATATGGGAGGGCATCTCTGGTCGTGTTCTCAGTTAGTATTGTAATGGTTTTGAGTACTGTTCTGATGACTACCTTTGGAGCACTTGATGTTTGGAGGACCTATGTTTCTGGGAAATACATGGGATTCAAATTACCCTGTTAA